A single region of the Brachypodium distachyon strain Bd21 chromosome 3, Brachypodium_distachyon_v3.0, whole genome shotgun sequence genome encodes:
- the LOC104584102 gene encoding nucleolin-like, translating to MKEKELALKTQTELEKKKKKKALLAEQMKQAVESLKADKAKSEARKKAAEKTPEVQGGNEEVDQEKTEYEKTRDAARETCREIGLKARHDSAAPSDTEESQDLPQTVPSKKTTMTRQASQIAEVKKTAKEFDLKIKVHAGRSSSTSSSAAVPLKKAIDTLVLDTSTIKLTSLAEEQEQAASSPTILSKHTAQQEEGDEVLGKNQDTRPEEPPTSSSLPRTESVDASAEEGRTCDFEAEATHDLHANDAETDADAPVPTPEVRVKKVVKKKKNVAPSDPSDRNSSSDEEKEEEKEEEKDPAQASDDLMEIDRLPEDLLKPVPKKRRSGLAKDREDRRLSRMLVRSQSMTEDNRELFSPKPKMPISSDREKVYFKALKNAKLCVVRLENGLKYKEERSAEDRRF from the coding sequence atgaaagaaaaagaacttgcGTTGAAAACTCAAACTgagcttgagaagaagaagaagaagaaagctctGCTCGCTGAGCAGATGAAACAAGCAGTCGAAAGCCTGAAGGCTGATAAGGCTAAGAGTGAAGCAAGGAAGAAAGCCGCCGAGAAAACGCCTGAAGTACAGGGCGGAAATGAAGAAGTTGATCAGGAGAAGACAGAGTATGAGAAGACGAGGGATGCAGCTCGTGAGACCTGTCGTGAGATTGGTCTTAAGGCCAGACATGATTCAGCTGCCCCCTCTGACACTGAAGAAAGTCAGGATTTACCTCAGACCGTTCCATCAAAGAAGACCACTATGACTCGTCAGGCGTCTCAGATCGCTGAAGTGAAGAAGACTGCCAAGGAGTTTGATCTGAAGATCAAAGTTCATGCCGGAAGAAGTTCCTCCACTTCATCATCTGCGGCAGTTCCTCTGAAGAAAGCTATTGACACACTTGTGCTAGATACATCAACAATCAAGCTTACTTCACTTGCTGAGGAACAGGAACAAGCTGCTTCATCCCCCACAATACTGTCTAAGCACACCGCTCAacaggaagaaggagatgaggtGCTCGGGAAGAACCAAGACACCCGTCCTGAAGAACCCCCCACCAGCAGCTCGTTGCCTCGCACTGAATCAGTTGATGCCTCTgctgaagaaggaagaactTGTGACTTCGAAGCTGAAGCCACTCATGATTTGCATGCAAATGACGCAGAAACTGATGCAGATGCCCCAGTGCCAACGCCGGAAGTTCGTGTGAAGAAAGttgttaagaagaagaagaatgttgCCCCGTCTGACCCGTCCGACCGAAATTCCTCGAGTgatgaggagaaagaagaagagaaggaagaagagaaagaccCTGCGCAAGCCTCTGATGATCTAATGGAGATTGACCGTCTGCCAGAAGATCTGCTCAAGCCTGTGCCGAAGAAGAGACGATCCGGACTCGCTAAGGATCGTGAAGATAGGAGACTCTCACGAATGCTTGTGAGATCTCAATCTATGACTGAAGACAACCGTGAGCTGTTTTCTCCCAAGCCAAAGATGCCTATATCCTCTGACCGAGAGAAGGTTTACTTCAAGGCCCTGAAGAACGCTAAGCTTTGTGTCGTGAGGCTGGAGAATGGGCTGAAGTACAAGGAGGAGAGATCAGCTGAAGACAGGAGGTTTTGA